In the Acomys russatus chromosome 20, mAcoRus1.1, whole genome shotgun sequence genome, GACAACTAGTAACAATTAGGATGCTGTACATACAAAAAGGCGTTCAGTGAGGTACTGcctatgtttgtgtgtctgtgcttttGTACATTATGGAAACTATGGTTTTAAATAATAAGACTTCTCTCACGTTTTATGTGGTATTAGAAATGGAAACATAAACAGGTTGGAAAATAATTTGGATGCTTAACATACTGGGCCCAAGAGAGTGATTTGTAGTGCTTAATAATATAGTTAGAACTAATTCCATTTTCCTAATGTCAATTGTTTTTCCAGTCCCCTAGCAGGTACCACATTGAAGACTGTAGATAAACGGTGACTTCCTCAGGACTGAATATAGAATTGGGTTGTTACCTCACTTTAAGGATGAGAAAAATACATTGATGTGTCAGGAAATTTGTAGGGTCATTAACTTGACTCTgccctttaaaataaatatgtcagCCTTAATTTTCAGTGGAGGTGGCTCACCTATATCCCAAAGTTCGTGAAGCCATTCTTCGGAGACAAAGTGGTTATAAATCACAATGAGTGGTGACAGGGATATGACTTTGAGCACCCCTTCCCCAGAGCTGAATGCCCTGGTGTGGCGGGTGGAAATGCAGATAAAGAGAAAGGGTGCATGCGAgagatttttatttactcttttgttCCCCTTCCATACAATTTCCACAGGCAATCATAACCATTACAGCTAGAAACAGTAATGGCTCTATAACCATCCCATAGCTTCTGAAACactcttgaaaatgaaaacaaatgatgtCATATGCACAATAAGCCTGTGGGAAAGCTGGCCAGAAAGGATGCTGAagcaagcacacaggcacacgtTGCACCAGCTCTGCTCAGCACATGTTTCTCCCGAAGACTAGCCTGGGACCTTATACCTCAGCCACCCAACTGCTACCCACAGGCCTCAGCACTATGAGAGGCTTTGTTGTCAAACCATAACCTCCCATTGTCCCTTCAAGGCATCCTGAAACATTGTCTTAACATCTGTAAATTGTACCCCattaagcaaaacagaacaaataaatatacCCCTGAAAGCAACATTACTGAAAATAAGTGTGTTACACAGTGACTCTCCTAGttctaattaaaagaaaagaatcaggggcaggaaattgattttttttttcctccctaatgTTTTAATGATTTGACCTAACTAGTGTATCCGTACAATTTGCTAATACCCTCATTAGAGTTATGCTAAATAGCCAAACACAGCAGTGCCAAGGAAAATGCCACAGAGCAGTTTTATGTGAAGAAGGGAGCCCAATTAAAAGTGACTTAATTTCCATCCTTTGGGACTCTAGATGTTCACGGCTGTGGGACAGAGCCACCTGTGTCTTCGGGATTAAGGTGAAGCCTTGATAAGGGAAAGGATTGGAGCAGTTGACAAACTGATTGTAAATGAGGGTTAAAAAAATTAACTGCTTTACCTGAGGCTCAGCCATAGTTCCCAGAAAGCACAGCCTACCCTAAcagacacattttctttcctttcttctggccAGTGTCATGGTTTTCTATAAATTTGCAAGACTTTCTCATGCACAGTGGAGATAAATTAGGTTCTTTCCTTACTTGGCTTGTTCAAACTGTGaataaatctgttttattttatttttttaaattaaccaccTTTTGGCATCAAAGATGCTTCCATCAAACTGAAATTATGTTATGCGTGTTATCCATTAATGCCACTCCTGTTGACCCAATTAGTGCTGCGTCCTCATAGCCACAAAGGTAGACACACTCCAAGGTGGACCCaggcctcttcctcccttctgttCATGCCAGTGCAACTCCCTGATGAGTGTGGATAGGACCTTGGCTTGCTTCTAATCTATGGAATACGGCTACAGGATGTATATTACAAGATTTCTCCGATTACAATACTGGTGGTTATAATGTCTGTCTAGTAGGGGAATTCCCCTTGCTGGGTTTGAAGAAGCAAGCTGTTAtgcttgctctgcctgcacaGAGGGTAGGAACTTGGGAAGCCTTCTGTTGCTGTCCAGCGGGAGAGTGAGACTGTACGGCCAGCCAGCGAGGAGCTCATTCTACCAACAACCTGATTGGTTTGGATTCAGAACCTTCCCTAGTGGGATGTGTGATGCTTCCCCAAGTCCTGTCCAATGTCATGATGGATTGCACGGCACTCAGCTAAGTCTCAGAGAGTCCCCAGTGATAGAACATGAAGCATCACTGGGGACCACTTCCACATGGGCTGTGTGGGGATGGATGTCCgcagctgctcaggaggctgagaggacATGGAGCAGCAGGATCGAACCCAGGTACCAACTCCATAAAGGTTGTCCTCATCCTACCTTCCAGTCTTTCTCTCCCTGATTCAAAGGGACCATGAGACAATCAGCTAATTTATAATTCtctgaagtatttttttaagtattaatatggctgtatgtatggtgtgtgtgtgtgtgaggaggtaCACCACAGTGTGTAGGGGGGATTAGGTGAAATCTTTTGGGAATTGGTTCTCCCCCCACACCACAGGTTCTAGGTATTAAATTGAAGTTGCTAGGCTTTCactggcaagtgcttttacctgttGAGGCATCGTGCCAGCCTCTAAACTATGGATCTTGATTGATTCTGTGCATTAAATGTATCtctgtgagaaagaaaaacatcatagtACAGTTGGTAGTGATTAGCTCTCTTTTGTGGGGAAACCAGAACTGATCCATAGGACATTTGCCAGCGTTCTATACAGACTCGAGTGATCTATTCTCCAGGCTGTACCCTGACCATACTAGCAATAGTCAAGATGAACTGCAACTTCTCCTAACAAAGGGTGACCTTGTAAAATACATTGTTCCAAAAtcagtaaaaaatgaaaatggaaacattatGATCCAATAAatgctttggatttttttgtttgttttgttttgttttgttttaataccaaaAGTATCCTCTTCTCTCTAATTCTTAGTGTTGAGACTACAGAGTGCCTTGTGGCCTTGGAACACAAGTTCATTGTCTAAAAATAGCTCCAGCTCTTAGAGCCTAAGACAGGCACATCACCAAGAATGCCAGGACAATCTGGtctatatggtgagttccaggataccttGGATTATAGATcgagactgtctttaaaaaataagtctcaacacacacacacacacacacacacacacacacacacacacacacacgacaaaaataaaatccagtaaaataattttctaaaattctgtaaacacttaaaaaaaatcaacgtCTTTCCTACGGCtgacttttagttttgttttgttattctctctttttataaAACATCAAGGTGAGGCATCTAAGGGCCACCTGCATACCCATTCACAGCAGGATCCAGAAGAGACTCAGTGGGCTGACACTTGAATACATGCTATCCTTGCTCTCCAGCCAGCCTCGCTCCTAAGGCAGCGCGCACCACGCATGCGCTCTGAGGTCGTAGGGGGCTCTGTGGCCGTTGGGGAGGTTTCCATCCCTTTGGTTTTTGACCCTCTGCGCTTGCCcgctctgcccctgcctcctccccagcccagcgCTGGCCCTGTTCCTCTTGCAGGAAGGTGGTGGCCTGCGGCCCCTAGGGCAGTGGTGCCCAGATGAACTCAAGCGCCCCAGGCTGCCCCATGGCTTCTCTCTATGTGGGGGACCTGCATCCTGACGTGACCGAAGCGATGCTCTACGAGAAGTTTAGCTCGGCGGGGCCTATCCTTTCCATCAGGGTGTACAGGGATGTGATCACACGCCGCTCCCTGGGGTATGCTTCTGTGAACTTCGAGCAGCCTGCTGACGCAGAGCGTGCTTTGGACACCATGAATTTTGATGTCATCAAGGGCAAGCCAGTCCGTATCATGTGGTCTCAGCGTGATCCGTCACTACGCAGGAGTGGAGTAGGCAACGTGTTCATTAAAAATTTGAACAAAACCATTGATAATAAAGCGCTGTATGATACGTTTTCTGCTTTTGGCAACATCCTTTCCTGCAAGGTGGTTTGTGATGAAAACGGCTCCAAGGGCCATGGATTTGTACATTTTGAGACCGAGGAGGCAGCGGAAAGAGCCATCGAGAAAATGAATGGGATGCTTCTGAACGATCGCAAAGTGTTCGTCGGACGGTTTAAGACTCGGAAAGAACGGGAAGCAGAACTTGGAGCAAGGGCCAAGGAGTTCACCAACGTTTACATCAAGAATTTTGGAGATCGCATGGATGATGATACCCTGAGTGACCTCTTTGGCAGGTTTGGGCAGGTCCTAAGTGTGAAAGTAATGACCGACGAAGGTGGAAAATCCAAAGGGTTTGGCTTTGTCAGCTTTGAAAGGCACAAAGATGCGCAGAGAGCGGTGGATGAGATGAACGGACAGGAGCTCAATGGAAAACTCATTTACGTTGGTCGAGCTCAGAAGAAAGTGGACCGGCACACGGAACTCAAGCGCAAATTCGAGCAGGTGACTCAAGACAGGGGAGTCAGGTACCAGGGTACCAACCTCTATGTGAAAAATCTTGATGATGGTATTGATGATGAGCGTCTCCAGAAAGAATTTTCTCCCTTTGGAACAATCACCAGTACAAAGGTGATGATGGACGGTGGTCGCAGTAAAGGGTTCggttttgtgtgtttctcttctctggAAGAAGCCACAAAAGCCGTTTCAGAAATGAATGGTAGAATTGTGGCCACAAAGCCACTGTATGTAGCTTTAGCCCAGCGCAAAGAAGAGCGCCAGGCTCACCTCACTAACCAGTATATTCAGAGAATGGCGAGTTTACGAGCTGTGCCGAACCCTGTGATCAACCCCTACCAACCAGCACCTTCAGGTTACTCCATGGCCACTGTCCCAAAGACTCTGAACTGTGCTCCATGCTGCCCTAACCAAATTGCTCAAGCAAGGCCAAGCGCTCGCTGGACTGCTCAGGGTGCCAGGCCTCATCCATTTCCCAGTGTGCCTGGTGCTATCAACCCAGGTGCTCCTAGATCATCGTTTACTACCGGAAGACCAAGTTCTTCTCTTGTTCCTCAAGGCCTGTCAGCACAGCACATTCCTAACACATCAGCACAAACAGCGGCTCAATGTCCAGCGGCAGCTTTTTCCGCTGTTTGCTCTGTTCCACAGTATAAGTATGCTACAGGGGTCCGGAACCCCCAACAACACATGAATGCTCAGATGGTACAACCGCCTGCTGTTCGCGTACAGGGTCAGGAACCTTGGACTTCTTCTATGTTAGTAACTGCTCCCCAAGAGCAGAAGCAAATGTTGGGAGAAAGGCTGTTTCCTCTCATTCAAGCCATGCACCCGACTCTGGCCGGTAAGATCACTGGCATGTTGCTGGAGACTGAAAACTCGGAACCACTTCATATGCTTGAGTCTCCAGAGTCCCTGCGTACTAAGGCTGATGAAGCTGTGACCGTACTCCAAGCCCACCAAGCGAAAGAGGCTGCCCAGAAAGCTGTTAGCAATGCTTCCGGTGTCCCAACTGTTTAAACTGACCAGAGACCTCGGAAAAGAAACTCAGACTTCGCAGGAGAAACATAtctaaaacattgaaaaaaagtaaatattgtttaaaaaaatggtaaaaatataaaataaataaaaaaggaaaggaaactttaAACTTTAAGTACTGAGCAAATGTCAGGTTTAGATTTAAGCCTAGACTGATTTAAAAACAGCAATTCTCCCAACAGAAATAGTAGAATCTACAAACCAATGTTTTGTAGACCCCAGGAAAAGCATTTTCAGCCAAGTAGAAACATTTAGAGCATTCTTTTAACTTTGTAATTCTTTATTGTTGAATAGCTCAAAATGTTATTTCAATAGCAGAATTGATAACTGGGCAAGGAAACATAATTTGAATTGTAAAAATCTTGCTTCAATAAAAACTCACACAGTGGAAAAAATATCAGACGTTATTTAAGTAGGGATAATGAgctcttatcattttctttgtattACTCTATATTACATTGTATATTAGAATAAAGAACAACTAGATGACTTATCTTG is a window encoding:
- the LOC127204493 gene encoding polyadenylate-binding protein 1-like, whose translation is MNSSAPGCPMASLYVGDLHPDVTEAMLYEKFSSAGPILSIRVYRDVITRRSLGYASVNFEQPADAERALDTMNFDVIKGKPVRIMWSQRDPSLRRSGVGNVFIKNLNKTIDNKALYDTFSAFGNILSCKVVCDENGSKGHGFVHFETEEAAERAIEKMNGMLLNDRKVFVGRFKTRKEREAELGARAKEFTNVYIKNFGDRMDDDTLSDLFGRFGQVLSVKVMTDEGGKSKGFGFVSFERHKDAQRAVDEMNGQELNGKLIYVGRAQKKVDRHTELKRKFEQVTQDRGVRYQGTNLYVKNLDDGIDDERLQKEFSPFGTITSTKVMMDGGRSKGFGFVCFSSLEEATKAVSEMNGRIVATKPLYVALAQRKEERQAHLTNQYIQRMASLRAVPNPVINPYQPAPSGYSMATVPKTLNCAPCCPNQIAQARPSARWTAQGARPHPFPSVPGAINPGAPRSSFTTGRPSSSLVPQGLSAQHIPNTSAQTAAQCPAAAFSAVCSVPQYKYATGVRNPQQHMNAQMVQPPAVRVQGQEPWTSSMLVTAPQEQKQMLGERLFPLIQAMHPTLAGKITGMLLETENSEPLHMLESPESLRTKADEAVTVLQAHQAKEAAQKAVSNASGVPTV